The genomic interval ATGTCCATGGCTCATTTATTTCGACTTGTAATTTTGACACGAATGGCGGAACCACTAATGTGACATCCAACGGAAGTGATGATGTTTTTGTGGTACAATTATCACCAAGTGGATCCCTGAATTGGGTAAGTACGTTTGGTAGTGTGGGAACAGAAGATTTCATGGATATGGACGTGACTAATTCGGGTGCTGTTTATATTACGGGAGAAATGGCCAATAATATGGATGCAAATCCAGATGTTGTGTTGAGCAATACCTTAACAAAGCTTGGAGCGGAAGATGCTTACATCATTGCGTTAAATTCAAATGGAACGTTTAATTGGGCAACAAATTATGGCACTGCTGATGTTGGTGCATATACCAGAGGATATGGAATTTATGCAGACGAGTCAAGCAATGTGTATATCACAGGATCCTTTACAGGTACAGTTGATTTTAACGCTTCAGCAAGCATAAACAATATTATAGCCATTGCGGGTTCAGATAGTTGGTATCAAAAACTTGGAACTGGTACAAATAGTTTGAATGATCATCAATCGCTTTCTCATTTATCTGTAAGTCCAAATCCAAGCACAGGTCTTTTTAGTCTAAACTCAGATATTCAACTAAAAAATGCTCAAATAATCATTACAAATTTGAGAGGTGAAATTATTCAAGAAGTAACCAAAATTGATGGTCTAGGTTTTAATGTCGATTTGGAAAACACAGCAAGTGGAGTTTATTTGATAACGATTGTTTCGAACACATTCCAGGAAGTAATCAAGATTGTGAAAGAATAAGCGAGTCTTTTTGAATTTATTAAATGAACCGATTATGAAAGTTATGGTAAAAAAAATACTTACGCTCACTTGTTTTTTAGCAACAAGTGTTCTTGTCGGAGCGCAAAATCTTCCCCCTAGAACACCAAGCGCCTTTAATGTAAAGCAGCTGCATTGTGGCCATAGTTTAACTTCTCCATTGTTTGGTCCTTGGCCAGGTCAATATACGGAGTTGGTTGCTGATGAAAACGGATTAGCAGGATGGCAAATTTTAGGTTCGATGGTTGGAAAAGCAGATTTGCCAGGAGCTTGGTTAACGATGCACTGGAACTACACCACTTCCCCCTGCTGGCCAAATTGTTACGAACCGAATAGTAATCCAGCATTGGAAATCTCGAATTGGGAGTTATTGGTGGTCACAGAGAATTTTGAAGGTCCTGCAAACAACAGTTTGAACCTTTCAAGAGAGAATTTGCTGAATTTCGTCAATAATTCGTGGCAAAATGGAAATAGCGGAGCAGGTACGCCAACTATGCTTTGGACCAATTGGCCAGGAATAGACGGGTCGGCTTACTTTTTTGATGGATACGGCATTCCTGAATCTACAGATGGAAGTGCTGCTGGATGGAGGCAAATGCTCGATTTTCTAGAAGATGGTGGTATGGGCGGAACAAATGGTTGGCAGGCAATGCAGGACTATGCGAATGACAATAGAACGAGTGGCTGTCCACCTGTTTACATTATTCCAGGGAATCGAATGATGGCGCGTTTTTATGACGATGTACAGGCAAGTTTGGTCCCTACGATTACGCATGTGAACCAAATTTTTACGGATGGTGTTCACACAAATGATATTGGAGCTTACATGATTTCAATGATTCATTATGCGTGTATTTTTGGACAATCACCTGTTGGGCTTTCAAATAATCCGCATGCAAGTGTAACGATTGATACCAATTTGGCGGCTTACATTCAAAATATGGTTTGGGATGTTGTAACCAATTATCCGAGAAGTGGAATTGTTGGAACAGCAAACGTACAAGAAGTTGCTCAATCGCGAATCAAGGTGTTTCCAAATCCGGTTTCAGACATTCTAAATGTGGAGGTAGAAGGTGTTACAGAGAGTAAAGAAATTTTTGATCTATTGGGAAATAAGCTAATGACAACAGACGCAAACACGATTGATTTGACCAATTTGGCGAAAGGGTCTTATCTGTTAGTTATTGGTGATGAGCAGCAGATAATTGCGAAACAGTGATTGTAAGTAAATAACACAAAAAAGTAGAGGCTGGTCGCGACCAGCCTCTACTTTTATAAAAGAATAATTGTTTAAGACTGCACTAATCCCGAAGATTCGGGATCTGTACCGAATCAAAAGCGGTGTTTTTTCTTATTTCTTTCTAAAATAGATTCTCACCGGAACCCCTTCAAATTGTACACTTTATCAAGTCTTTACTTTTACCAATGTGATGGTTTAGCAAAATCTCCTAAAGCTGTTTGAACTAATCCTTTAAACTGAGAATTTTGGTATTTCTGCGGTTTAATTGAATAAGTTTGATCGGTATAGATTTTAAGTTCATCATTAGTTCTTTTATAAGGGAAAAAAACAATGATTTTGATTTTAGGATTAATTTGTTTTGCCAATTCAATTGCAGGAATTAAATCCGTATCTCCTGAAACGATAGCTATCACATCGCACATTGCTTTTGCTGCTAACTCAATAATTTTTGATGCAATCGCAACATCTGTTTTCTTTTCTTCAAAAGTTTCGAATGTTTCATTACATTTTTTGCAGAACACTTCTTTCGGTTTAAATCCACCATAAATTGCTTCAATTCCTTTTGTCTCTAAAGCAGCAATATACCTCTTATGTCGCTCAATGCTGTTGGGTTTTTCCTTCTGAACATGAAGTCTTAGTGCAGTGAAATAAAAAATTTTTTCAAACTTTGCAGTTCCTCCAATAGCACCCATATATGAATGCAATAAAGTTTTGATATCTAGCCATTTGGCTTTAATACCATTGTTTTTTTCAAGATCCTCTATTGAGTGATAAAGGTTGAAACCATCAATTAGAAATGAGACTTTCATTCAGTGCATAAAAAACCCCCTAAACCGGAGAATAGAGGGAGCTTATAAATTTCTTTACAAGTGGAGTTGACACAAAGATAGAAAGAAAATTGATATCAACACCTGTTTTATGAACAATTTACAGAAGTTATTAACATTTCTTAAACCTCTTTTAAAACTTAAGACTTCTATTTTCTATGTATAAGTTGGATTTTCCAGTCAATATTGAGTTGATTTCACATAAATACATAAGTGCATTAAAACGGGATTATTAAAATTAATTCAGATTAAGGACGATCTCTTTTAGAACAATAAAGGTTAAAAGATGTCCATCTTTATTGTTTTGAGTATTACTTCTTACGGAAGTAGATTCTCACCGGAACCCCTTCAAAATTATACATGTCACGTAATCTATTTTCCAAGAAACGTTTGTACGAATCTGGAATATATTGTGGCAAATTACAGAAGAATGCAAACGCTGGAGCATGTGTTGGCAACTGTTGCACGTATTTAATCTTCACGTATTTTCCTTTCAATGATGGCGGTGGATTGCTATCAATAATTGGAAGTAATTTATCATTCAATTCGGATGTAGAGATTTTCCGCGTACGATTTTCAAAAACCTCCATTGCTTTTTCCAACGCTTTATGAATGCGTTGTTTTGTCAATGCAGAAGTAAAGATGATTGGAACATCGTTGTAAGGAGCTAAATCCTCTCTTAGTTTCTTTTCGTATTCGACAGCAGTCATGGTATCTTTTTCAACCAAGTCCCACTTGTTGACCAAAACAACCACACCTTTGTGATTTTTTTCAATCATGTAATAGATTGTCAAATCTTGTTTTTGAATTCCCTCAGTAGCATCGATCATAAAAATACAGATGTCTGAATTTTCAATCGTACGAACGGAACGCAATACCGAATAATACTCAATATCTTCGGTTACTTTTGCTTTTTTTCTAATTCCTGCGGTATCAATTAACATGAAATCGAAACCAAAAGCTTTGTAGCGTGTATCGATAGAATCTCTTGTTGTTCCAGAGATATCTGTTACAATATTTCGTTCTTCACCAGTGAAAGCATTAATCATAGAAGATTTACCTACGTTTGGTTTTCCAACTACAGCAATGTGAGGAAGATTTGCTTCTTCTTCGCCACGTGGATCTTCTTTTTCAAAGTATTTCACTACTTCATCCAAGATTTCTCCTGTACCAGAACCATTTGCTGCGGATAAATCAAAAACTTCTCCAAGTCCAAAGGACCAAAATTCAGCTGACATTCCAACGCGATCATTGTTGTCTACTTTATTTGCGATGACCAATACTTTCTTTTTGGATTTTCGCAAAATTTTCGCAACCGTTTCATCCAAATCAACAATTCCAGTTGTAGCATCCACTACAAATAGAATGACATTTGCTTCATCAATCGCAATTTCAACTTGCTTGCGGATTTCTCCTTCAAAAATATCTTCTGAACCTCTTACGTAACCCCCAGTATCAATGACTGAAAACGGAATTCCGTTCCATTCACCACGACCATAAATGCGATCGCGAGTAACACCGCTTATTTCCTTTACAATTGCATGATTGCTTTCTGTTAAGCGATTGAATAGGGTGGACTTTCCTACATTTGGGCGTCCTACGATGGCAATAATATTTCCCATTTTTTGTTTTTTAGACGTACTTCACAGCACTGCGTTATAGATAATCTCGGGCTTAATACCCGTACTTTTTCAATTTTTGTTCACTGGTTCTCCAGTCTTTGTCCACTTTCACGAAGGTCTCCAAAAATACTTTTTGACCCAAGAAAGCTTCCATATCTAAGCGTGATTCGCGACCAATGCGTTTCAACATGTCACCTTTTTTACCGATCAAAATTCCCTTTTGAGAATCTCTTTCTACAATAATTAAGGCGCGAATATGTGTAATGTTTTCTGCTTCCTGATAGGATTCAATTTCTACCTGACAAGCGTAAGGAACCTCTTTGTCACAATGTAAAAAGATCTTTTCACGGATCATTTCTGCGACGAAGAAACGCACAGGACGATCCGATAATTCATCTTTATCAAAGTATGCAGGACCTTCAGGAGCCAATTGCAAAATGCGGTCCCAAATGACATTGATGTTGAATTTATGCAACGCAGAAGTTGGAATAATTTCCGCATTCGGAACTTTTTCTTTCCAATATTGTACGCGCTCTTCCAATTTTGTTTGATCCGCCAAATCAATCTTATTCAAAATCAATAGAACCGGAATTTTCAATTTCACAATGCGTTCAAGCGTTTCCTTGTGATTCATTTCGTTTTCAGACATGTCTGTGATGAAAAGCAAAATATCGGCATCTTTGAACGAACTTTCCACATAACTCATCATCGCTTCGTGCAACTTATAAGAAGCATTGACTACTCCTGGAGTATCTGAAAAAACGATTTGATGATCATCACCGTTCACTAAACCATGAATACGGTGACGTGTTGTTTGCGCTTTGGATGTAACGATGGAAAGCTTTTCGCCCACCAATCCATTCATAAGGGTTGATTTACCAACATTTGGGCTACCAACAATATTTACGAAAGCTGATTTGTGAGACATATACTTGAAATTTGGTGCAAAGGTACGCTTCTTATTCTAAAAAATGGCTGAAATGCCCGAATTCCTGCGTTAATAAATTGAAATATTTAGACTTTTAATGGCCATTTCGATTAAATATAAAAACCTGTCTATCAAATGACAAACAGGTTTTCTTTTAAGATTGATTAGAAAGGTTTCTCTTTGGAAATAGCGTCACGTGTATTTTTCTGTATAGCAATTACTCCAAATAGAGCTAGTACAAACGAAAAGGCAAAGAATCCTTTTTCACTTCCCCACATATTGGCATTCCACAATCCAATAACCAAGAGAGAAATAGATAAGATGGTGCAGAACCAGCTAATGCCGTAATACAAATCGGTTACTGGAATTCCTTCCAATTTGTCGCGAACACTTTTTTGGACGCTGATTACAGAGAATAAACCAAACATAATTACTGTAAAGTAGTATCCCTTTTCACTGAGTTGCAGATTCTGGTTTCCAAAAATTCCAGTGAAATATCCTATTAATCCTGTTCCAAATGCTATCCAGCTAGCAGCAATAAATGCGAATGAAGGTTTCTGAGTCATCGTTTTAAGTTTTAAAGTTTAGACAAAGATGCGCCTTACTAACAATTTAGTAAAACGGTTTAGTAATACTTCAATAGAGTGAGTTGCGATTTTCCGTACAGGTGATTTTAGAAGGAAAAGTATTGAGCAACCAGAAGATGTGATTCCTGTTTCTAATCAAATCAGCGATATAAAATATTTTTTGGTAACTACTTTAGCTTTTTTATATTATTGAAAGTAACTTGGCTATAATCTGTCTTGCAGATTAGTATAACACATAAACGATATACAATGAATCTTGATAAGTTTCTTTTCTATTTTGTATTCATTCTCTACGCGAGCTCTAACACACTCAACGCTCAAATAAAAAAAATATATTATTCATTGGAAGAGGCCCTGAAAAATAAAGATCAGGTGTATCACTTGTCTTTGAAAGGTCACGTTTTAAATGAATTCCCTTCTTCCATATTTGAAATGAAAAATTTGAGGTCGTTGAATCTTTCCAACAATAACATCAAATATATTCCGGACTCTATACAATTACTTCCGATGATAGAATATCTTGATTTGTCGGGAAACAAAATAGGAACTTTGCCAAACTCTTTTTGGTCACTAACATCATTAAAAGAACTTTCTCTTTCAAAAAACGATTTAAGCTCTTTATCAGGGTTAATTGGAACTTTAAATCAATTAGTATCGCTTGAATTAAGTGGAAATAGACTGAACACATTGCCGAGAGAAATAGGACTTTTAACTCAATTAAAAAAAATAGATCTCACTAACAATAATCTAAGCTCGCTGCCAAAGTCATTTGGTGAGTTGAAGGATTTGGAGGAAATTTTTATCGCACACAACAGGATTTCTAAAGTCTCAAAATCATGGTGCAGACTGCGGCAATTGAAAATCATGGATGCAGGAAATAACAGACTAAAAAAACTACCAAACCAGATCGTACAACTACAATTGCTCAGTGTACTTCTTCTGGATAGTAACCAACTTGTCTGTTTACCGAAGTCTTTTGGTCAGCTGGAGAACTTATCGGGAATTTACTTACAACATAATTCTCTTAAGCTATTGCCAGAATCTTTCACCAAATTGCACCTTATTACTTCGCTGGAAATTTCGGAAAATCGCATAACACGTTTGCTGTCATCCCTCAGCGAAATGCGCAATCTAAGGCAAATTTATGCTAGCAATAACCTCTTGTCTACCCTGCCGGATTCGATCGAAAAAATGAAAACTCTAATGATCGTCAAATTAGATCACAACCAATTTTCGACATTCCCGGAGTCTTTGCTGAAATCAAAAAGTATTATCGTACTTGATTTGCAACAGAATGGGCTGAAGCATGTGCCTGAACTGCATCTGAGTATGACGAATTTAGCAGATCTCTATTTGGATCAATTTCCGATTTCCGAGGCGATAAAAGAAATTAAACTTTACACTTCCATCGACTCAGCTCTCAAATACGCAAATGAGGTTTACAGGTTAGATCTTAGCTATCAAAAATTACAACGTTTGCCTGAAAGCTTCGGATCGTTATCCGAATTGCGCTGGCTCAACCTGAACTACAATCGGCTATCAGAACTCCCGGAATCCTTTAAAGACCTGAACAAGTTAAAATCCCTTTCAATTGTAGCGAATGGGCTGGAAACGATTGATTCAGCAATCTGTTATTTGGATGCGTTGGAAGAACTTCAGTTGAATGGTAATAAACTTTCTTTTGTTCCTGATTGCATAGTTCAACTGAACAACCTGGAAACATTTAATTTGCAGCAGAATTATATTGAGCAATTACCGGATTCTTTTTTCGAACTTAAAAATCTGAAAACACTGATCTTATATGGAAATAACTTAAAGCATTACCGGGCGTTATTTGAAGAAAAAATGCCAAACTGTTCAATTGTTTTTTAACATCCCGAATGGGTCGACAAACAGATATGATGATGAAACTAATTTTATTTATTCTATTGATCTTTTCATTCAGGGCACAAGGATTAGCGCAACCGGACAAAATATTCTTCGACCTCGAAGAAGCCGCACGAAATCCTTCGGATGTTTACAAACTATTTCTGAACAGCCAAAGCATCAAGAACTTCCCTATCAGTATTCTTAGCATGAAAAATTTGGAGGAGTTACACCTAAGCTCTAACCTGATTCCAGTTATTCCGGAGGAAATAGACAAACTTGAAAATCTTAAATTCCTGGACCTAAAAGGAAATAGTTTGGATAATCTCCCTGCTTCCTTTCGAAACCTGAACAAACTTGAACATCTGTCAATTGAAACCAATAAATTTAAAGAGTTGCCCGATGAACTTAGCTTGCTAAAGAAGTTGAGGATCTTGAAAATACGGGAAAATCAAATTCATTCACTTCCTGAATTTCGAGAAGGATTTACGGCATTGAGTATGCTCTATATTGATGATATCAATCTTTCCTCCGATTGGCAGAAATACAAAGTATACACCAATCTGAAAAAAGCAAAAGAGAGTCCTTCAATTGTTTACCATTTGGATTTATCCGTTCAATTCACACTTCCTCGCCCTCTTGATTTTAGTAGTTTTACCGAGCTCAAAACACTCAATCTCTCTTATTGCGACCTTAAAGAATTCCCAATGTCAATAATGACATTAACGCATTTGGAGTACTTGCATCTCGGCAGAAATAACTTTCTCAGTGTTCCGGCTGAAATTGCTCAGTTAAGTCATTTGAAGTATCTGGATTTTAGTGAGAATAACTTAACAACCATTCCACAAGAAATCGGAAGACTCAGCGACCTGAAGGAATTGAACTTGGCCTTTAATCAAATCAAAGAATTGTCGGAGAATTTAGGAGAACTTTCTAAACTCACGAAACTGAATCTCACCAAGAACGCGTTTCAGCAGCTTCCAAATGCTATTGGGCAATTAAAACTTCTGGAAGAGTTGCATATTGGATTCAACGATTTTCTAACAAAAATCCCAGAATCTATTGGAGATTTGTCACATCTTCGGCGGCTGACCGTCCCGAAAAGTGGGCTCATCTCCCTTCCTGAATCCATTGGAAAATTAAATCAACTTGAATTGCTCAGTATGTTTAACAACAGAATTCGTGTTTTACCTGAAAGCTTTGGTGATTTAGAGAGCCTTAAATACTTACGCATTCATAAAAACAAACTGACTCAATTGCCCGATTCTTTTGGTAATCTCCGACTATTAAAGGAGCTTGATCTTAGTGAAAACCGATTGACGACATTACCCGCTTCAATCGAGTACATGGAAAATTTGACAATACTAGTGCTCGACAATAATGAACTAACAACTTTACCTTTTTCCATCGGTCAATTGGAGTGTTTAACTTCATTAAGTGCTTATATAAACACGATTAAAACCCTTCCATCATCTTTGGGGAAACTCAAGAACTTGGAGAACTTAAATTTAAGTTACAACAATATTCAAAAATTACCCCGATCAATTCGACATTTATCCAGTTTGTTCGTTCTTGATATATCGGACAACAAATTTTCTCGTTTTCCAAAAGTGATCTTTCGACTTCATCAGCTGAAGAAATGTAATCTGGAAGAGAATGACAACCTTTTTATGAACGAAAAGAAAATGCAAAAGGTTCAGTCAAAACTCCCGGGTTGTAAATTTCGCTTTCCTGCGAATTGATGAAACATGAATAGCGATTTTCTATAAAACAAAAAAGGTTGCCAAAACCCGCTCTCATTCTCATCCCGATGGCTATCGGGACTCGCTCTGAAAAAAAAGCGTCCACATTTAACTAGTAAGAGCTTCGAAGTCGTAAATGGAATTAATTAACTGATTTATATCATTGTAAACTTGATTTATTCTGGATATCCTTGTTTATTAAATTCCTTTTCCTAATTTAAAACTTCATGTTAGGAATCAGCTAAATATAGCTAAGGAAGATATCGAGTAATCCCATCACTGATGAATTTGTAGAAACTATGAAAAAGAAATCTGAATTACTGACAATTGACAACTATTTGGATAATCACTTTATTCATCGCAGTAATTGGTTAAGAGCAACTGTTTTGGGTGCAAATGATGGGATTATTTCAT from Fluviicola taffensis DSM 16823 carries:
- the der gene encoding ribosome biogenesis GTPase Der, with the protein product MGNIIAIVGRPNVGKSTLFNRLTESNHAIVKEISGVTRDRIYGRGEWNGIPFSVIDTGGYVRGSEDIFEGEIRKQVEIAIDEANVILFVVDATTGIVDLDETVAKILRKSKKKVLVIANKVDNNDRVGMSAEFWSFGLGEVFDLSAANGSGTGEILDEVVKYFEKEDPRGEEEANLPHIAVVGKPNVGKSSMINAFTGEERNIVTDISGTTRDSIDTRYKAFGFDFMLIDTAGIRKKAKVTEDIEYYSVLRSVRTIENSDICIFMIDATEGIQKQDLTIYYMIEKNHKGVVVLVNKWDLVEKDTMTAVEYEKKLREDLAPYNDVPIIFTSALTKQRIHKALEKAMEVFENRTRKISTSELNDKLLPIIDSNPPPSLKGKYVKIKYVQQLPTHAPAFAFFCNLPQYIPDSYKRFLENRLRDMYNFEGVPVRIYFRKK
- a CDS encoding leucine-rich repeat domain-containing protein gives rise to the protein MNLDKFLFYFVFILYASSNTLNAQIKKIYYSLEEALKNKDQVYHLSLKGHVLNEFPSSIFEMKNLRSLNLSNNNIKYIPDSIQLLPMIEYLDLSGNKIGTLPNSFWSLTSLKELSLSKNDLSSLSGLIGTLNQLVSLELSGNRLNTLPREIGLLTQLKKIDLTNNNLSSLPKSFGELKDLEEIFIAHNRISKVSKSWCRLRQLKIMDAGNNRLKKLPNQIVQLQLLSVLLLDSNQLVCLPKSFGQLENLSGIYLQHNSLKLLPESFTKLHLITSLEISENRITRLLSSLSEMRNLRQIYASNNLLSTLPDSIEKMKTLMIVKLDHNQFSTFPESLLKSKSIIVLDLQQNGLKHVPELHLSMTNLADLYLDQFPISEAIKEIKLYTSIDSALKYANEVYRLDLSYQKLQRLPESFGSLSELRWLNLNYNRLSELPESFKDLNKLKSLSIVANGLETIDSAICYLDALEELQLNGNKLSFVPDCIVQLNNLETFNLQQNYIEQLPDSFFELKNLKTLILYGNNLKHYRALFEEKMPNCSIVF
- the era gene encoding GTPase Era — translated: MSHKSAFVNIVGSPNVGKSTLMNGLVGEKLSIVTSKAQTTRHRIHGLVNGDDHQIVFSDTPGVVNASYKLHEAMMSYVESSFKDADILLFITDMSENEMNHKETLERIVKLKIPVLLILNKIDLADQTKLEERVQYWKEKVPNAEIIPTSALHKFNINVIWDRILQLAPEGPAYFDKDELSDRPVRFFVAEMIREKIFLHCDKEVPYACQVEIESYQEAENITHIRALIIVERDSQKGILIGKKGDMLKRIGRESRLDMEAFLGQKVFLETFVKVDKDWRTSEQKLKKYGY
- the yiaA gene encoding inner membrane protein YiaA, yielding MTQKPSFAFIAASWIAFGTGLIGYFTGIFGNQNLQLSEKGYYFTVIMFGLFSVISVQKSVRDKLEGIPVTDLYYGISWFCTILSISLLVIGLWNANMWGSEKGFFAFSFVLALFGVIAIQKNTRDAISKEKPF
- a CDS encoding NYN domain-containing protein; the encoded protein is MKVSFLIDGFNLYHSIEDLEKNNGIKAKWLDIKTLLHSYMGAIGGTAKFEKIFYFTALRLHVQKEKPNSIERHKRYIAALETKGIEAIYGGFKPKEVFCKKCNETFETFEEKKTDVAIASKIIELAAKAMCDVIAIVSGDTDLIPAIELAKQINPKIKIIVFFPYKRTNDELKIYTDQTYSIKPQKYQNSQFKGLVQTALGDFAKPSHW
- a CDS encoding leucine-rich repeat domain-containing protein — encoded protein: MGRQTDMMMKLILFILLIFSFRAQGLAQPDKIFFDLEEAARNPSDVYKLFLNSQSIKNFPISILSMKNLEELHLSSNLIPVIPEEIDKLENLKFLDLKGNSLDNLPASFRNLNKLEHLSIETNKFKELPDELSLLKKLRILKIRENQIHSLPEFREGFTALSMLYIDDINLSSDWQKYKVYTNLKKAKESPSIVYHLDLSVQFTLPRPLDFSSFTELKTLNLSYCDLKEFPMSIMTLTHLEYLHLGRNNFLSVPAEIAQLSHLKYLDFSENNLTTIPQEIGRLSDLKELNLAFNQIKELSENLGELSKLTKLNLTKNAFQQLPNAIGQLKLLEELHIGFNDFLTKIPESIGDLSHLRRLTVPKSGLISLPESIGKLNQLELLSMFNNRIRVLPESFGDLESLKYLRIHKNKLTQLPDSFGNLRLLKELDLSENRLTTLPASIEYMENLTILVLDNNELTTLPFSIGQLECLTSLSAYINTIKTLPSSLGKLKNLENLNLSYNNIQKLPRSIRHLSSLFVLDISDNKFSRFPKVIFRLHQLKKCNLEENDNLFMNEKKMQKVQSKLPGCKFRFPAN
- a CDS encoding T9SS type A sorting domain-containing protein — its product is MKVMVKKILTLTCFLATSVLVGAQNLPPRTPSAFNVKQLHCGHSLTSPLFGPWPGQYTELVADENGLAGWQILGSMVGKADLPGAWLTMHWNYTTSPCWPNCYEPNSNPALEISNWELLVVTENFEGPANNSLNLSRENLLNFVNNSWQNGNSGAGTPTMLWTNWPGIDGSAYFFDGYGIPESTDGSAAGWRQMLDFLEDGGMGGTNGWQAMQDYANDNRTSGCPPVYIIPGNRMMARFYDDVQASLVPTITHVNQIFTDGVHTNDIGAYMISMIHYACIFGQSPVGLSNNPHASVTIDTNLAAYIQNMVWDVVTNYPRSGIVGTANVQEVAQSRIKVFPNPVSDILNVEVEGVTESKEIFDLLGNKLMTTDANTIDLTNLAKGSYLLVIGDEQQIIAKQ